The Antarcticibacterium sp. 1MA-6-2 genome has a window encoding:
- a CDS encoding DUF6503 family protein, producing the protein MAIRYGSSVNSVHYFAHLPYGLNDRAVNKKLVGDAIIKGEPYHELKITFQQEGGGADHHDEFLYWIHKEKFTIDYFAYKFIVNDGGIRFRVAYNPRIIEGIRFVDYENYILHDPVVKLENLDELYEQGKLEMLSTIEKEIVEVEVKD; encoded by the coding sequence ATGGCTATTCGATATGGGAGTAGTGTAAATTCTGTTCATTATTTCGCCCATCTTCCTTATGGTTTAAATGACAGAGCTGTCAATAAGAAATTAGTGGGAGACGCAATTATTAAAGGAGAACCTTATCATGAATTGAAAATCACTTTCCAGCAGGAGGGAGGGGGAGCAGATCATCATGATGAGTTTTTGTACTGGATACACAAAGAGAAATTTACCATAGACTATTTTGCGTATAAATTTATTGTAAACGACGGGGGAATAAGGTTTAGGGTGGCATATAATCCCCGAATCATTGAAGGCATTAGGTTTGTTGATTATGAAAATTACATATTACATGATCCTGTTGTAAAACTTGAAAATCTTGATGAGCTTTATGAGCAGGGAAAACTGGAAATGCTGTCTACCATTGAGAAAGAAATTGTGGAGGTTGAGGTGAAGGATTAA
- a CDS encoding four helix bundle protein, whose product MSFKFEKLIIWQKAMDFGEQIHVSSGKFPKEEQFNLISQIRRAADSIALNISEGAIGQSNPEFKKFVGYSIRSLAE is encoded by the coding sequence ATGTCCTTTAAATTTGAAAAATTGATAATCTGGCAAAAAGCCATGGATTTTGGGGAACAAATCCATGTATCTTCCGGGAAGTTTCCAAAAGAGGAACAATTCAATTTAATCTCCCAAATTCGTAGAGCTGCAGATTCAATAGCTTTAAACATTTCTGAAGGAGCAATTGGTCAATCAAATCCTGAATTTAAGAAATTTGTAGGATATTCCATTAGATCATTAGCTGAATAG
- a CDS encoding DUF5686 and carboxypeptidase regulatory-like domain-containing protein, with protein MFSQIQGKVTDVENQPLPYVNIYTEDGTKGTTTNEDGFYELKISQAGKYNLVFQFLGYETLRREIDIAEFPSRLDVKLKAETTSLDEVTVTSGDNPANKIMRNAIASREKNLEKIKQYTADYYSRGLWRMQNVPERILGQEVGDLGGNLDSTRSGIIYLSETISEIAFRAPNDFKEKIIASKVSGNDNGFSLNSAQESNFTFYNNTVNINAEIVSPVADYGFNYYDYKLEGVFYDDNGKLINKVRVTPKRPKDRVFSGLIYIVEDSWEIYGVDLNTISEALQFPPIEVLTFRQNFKYSEENKFWVKISQTVDFSFDMFGISGDGRFTAVYSDYDFSPQLQNTFSREVLSFAEAANKKDSLYWQTVRPVPLTTEEIEDYVRKDSIQVVRKSKTYLDSVDAVKNKFGLTDVLFGYNYSNSYKRQYFNIGSPLFGTHFNTVQGWNSTVNIGFRKELDENYSKYWRLFSSVNYGFSDDRLRISGGFQQKFNNISKPILTVSGGVEAVQINDTQPISERINDISTLLFERNYLKLYERRFAEVAWQQDVFVGFRLFSDLSYQERLPHF; from the coding sequence ATTTTTAGTCAGATCCAGGGAAAGGTAACTGATGTTGAAAATCAACCTCTCCCTTACGTCAATATTTATACTGAAGATGGGACAAAAGGAACTACGACCAATGAAGACGGTTTCTACGAATTAAAAATATCTCAAGCTGGAAAATACAATCTGGTGTTTCAGTTTTTGGGTTATGAAACTTTAAGACGGGAAATAGATATTGCAGAATTCCCATCCCGTCTGGATGTGAAACTTAAGGCAGAAACGACAAGTTTAGATGAAGTCACTGTAACTTCCGGAGATAATCCTGCAAATAAAATTATGCGGAATGCCATCGCGAGCCGGGAGAAAAATCTGGAAAAGATTAAGCAATATACAGCTGATTATTATTCGCGGGGCCTTTGGAGAATGCAGAATGTTCCGGAGAGGATCCTCGGGCAGGAAGTAGGTGATTTGGGAGGCAATTTGGACTCAACCCGCAGTGGCATCATCTATCTTAGTGAAACCATTTCTGAAATTGCCTTCCGCGCGCCCAACGACTTCAAGGAGAAGATAATTGCGTCCAAGGTAAGTGGAAACGATAATGGATTCAGCCTCAATTCTGCACAGGAATCAAATTTCACTTTTTATAATAACACTGTAAATATTAATGCGGAAATAGTTTCTCCTGTAGCCGATTATGGATTCAACTACTATGATTATAAACTGGAAGGCGTTTTTTATGACGACAACGGGAAACTGATAAATAAAGTAAGAGTGACACCAAAGCGTCCCAAAGACCGTGTTTTCTCCGGACTAATTTATATTGTAGAGGATTCCTGGGAGATCTATGGTGTGGATTTGAATACGATTAGCGAAGCTTTACAATTTCCTCCTATAGAAGTACTTACTTTCAGGCAGAATTTTAAGTATTCTGAAGAAAATAAGTTTTGGGTGAAGATCTCCCAAACGGTTGACTTTAGTTTCGATATGTTCGGCATCTCCGGCGACGGAAGATTTACTGCAGTTTATAGTGACTATGACTTTTCTCCCCAACTACAGAATACCTTTTCCCGGGAGGTCCTTTCCTTTGCTGAAGCTGCCAACAAAAAAGATTCCCTTTACTGGCAAACGGTGAGGCCTGTACCCTTAACAACAGAGGAAATTGAAGATTATGTGCGCAAAGATAGCATTCAGGTAGTGAGAAAATCTAAAACTTACCTTGACTCTGTAGATGCTGTAAAAAATAAATTTGGACTAACAGATGTTCTTTTCGGCTATAACTATAGCAATTCTTATAAGCGACAGTACTTCAATATTGGTTCCCCACTTTTCGGCACTCATTTTAACACAGTACAGGGATGGAATTCTACTGTAAATATTGGCTTCCGGAAAGAATTAGATGAAAATTACAGTAAATACTGGCGCCTTTTCAGTTCAGTCAACTATGGATTCAGTGATGATCGTCTTCGCATTAGCGGCGGATTTCAGCAGAAGTTTAATAATATTTCCAAACCAATTCTTACTGTTTCTGGAGGTGTTGAAGCTGTTCAGATAAATGATACTCAGCCCATTTCTGAAAGGATCAACGATATATCGACCCTACTTTTTGAGCGGAATTATCTGAAACTATACGAGCGAAGATTTGCTGAAGTCGCCTGGCAACAGGATGTTTTTGTCGGCTTTCGTTTGTTTTCAGATCTAAGCTATCAGGAAAGGCTTCCGCATTTTTAA
- a CDS encoding VOC family protein, whose protein sequence is MAFRVKDEEILMDYREKVLKKGLHITEKINRDYFYSLYFREPGGVLFEIATDNPGFATDETVEQLGSTLQLPDKYKPFKEEIEKVLPELKTEEE, encoded by the coding sequence GTGGCCTTTAGAGTTAAAGATGAAGAAATCCTGATGGATTATCGGGAGAAAGTGCTGAAAAAAGGTTTACATATCACCGAAAAAATAAACCGCGATTATTTCTATTCTCTCTACTTCCGCGAACCGGGAGGAGTACTGTTTGAAATCGCTACTGATAATCCCGGATTTGCAACAGATGAGACTGTAGAGCAACTTGGTAGTACGCTCCAATTACCAGACAAGTATAAACCGTTTAAAGAAGAAATTGAAAAGGTACTGCCGGAGCTGAAAACGGAAGAAGAGTAG
- the smpB gene encoding SsrA-binding protein SmpB, translating into MKNNINIKNRKAKFEYEILDKYKAGIMLAGTEIKAIREGKASIAESFCEFQNNELFVINMHVEEYSHATHFNHNPKSERKLLLKRQELKKLEKEVKNSGLTIIPLRLFINDRGLAKMEISLAKGKKLYDKRETIKDRDSKRRLDRIKKEY; encoded by the coding sequence ATGAAGAATAACATCAACATAAAGAATCGCAAAGCAAAATTTGAGTACGAAATTCTCGATAAGTATAAAGCCGGAATTATGCTGGCAGGAACCGAAATAAAAGCTATTCGTGAAGGTAAAGCCTCTATTGCCGAAAGTTTTTGTGAATTCCAGAACAATGAGCTTTTTGTGATAAACATGCATGTTGAAGAGTATTCTCACGCCACTCACTTCAACCACAATCCTAAAAGTGAAAGAAAACTTTTACTCAAACGTCAGGAATTAAAAAAGCTGGAGAAAGAGGTGAAAAATTCGGGGTTGACTATAATACCCCTGCGTCTTTTTATTAATGATCGGGGGCTTGCAAAGATGGAAATTTCTTTGGCTAAAGGTAAAAAGCTGTACGATAAGCGAGAGACTATCAAGGATCGAGACAGCAAACGTCGCCTTGACAGAATTAAAAAAGAGTACTAA
- a CDS encoding VOC family protein: MEQQECTTKHLPYGVGLYHTAIVYPTRKDLAVIFKRIRQADYPLTGAADHGVSEALYLNDPDGNGVELYWDRPGEEWPRGADGSIEMYTRPLDLQALLNEAP, encoded by the coding sequence CTGGAACAGCAAGAATGCACCACTAAGCACTTACCCTATGGAGTAGGCTTATATCACACCGCAATTGTATATCCAACTCGCAAGGACCTTGCTGTTATTTTCAAAAGAATTCGGCAGGCAGATTATCCACTTACGGGAGCTGCTGATCACGGTGTTTCTGAAGCTTTATATCTCAACGATCCCGATGGAAACGGGGTAGAACTTTACTGGGACCGCCCGGGGGAAGAGTGGCCAAGAGGTGCTGACGGTTCTATTGAAATGTATACCCGTCCTCTTGATCTCCAGGCACTCTTAAATGAAGCCCCTTAA
- a CDS encoding alpha/beta hydrolase, with product MHEKNIKTSGKEISEAKKALVMIHGRGGNAEDILSLRDHLNVKNYALFAPQATGNTWYPYSFLAKREQNEPGLSSALQMLKELLQEIESKGFSSENIYFLGFSQGACLTLEFVTLNAKRYGGVVAFTGGLIGDRIYNDKYNGDFGGTPIFIGTGNPDPHVPVERVEKSAGILEEMNASVTVKVYDNRPHTISMEEIEIANELIFK from the coding sequence ATGCACGAAAAAAACATTAAAACTTCCGGCAAAGAAATATCAGAAGCTAAAAAAGCGCTTGTAATGATCCATGGAAGGGGTGGAAATGCAGAGGATATCCTAAGTCTTCGAGATCATCTTAATGTAAAAAATTATGCGCTTTTTGCACCGCAAGCAACGGGAAATACCTGGTATCCTTATTCCTTTCTTGCTAAACGGGAGCAAAATGAACCGGGACTTTCTTCAGCATTGCAAATGTTGAAAGAACTCCTTCAAGAAATAGAATCAAAAGGGTTTTCATCAGAAAATATTTATTTTTTGGGCTTTTCTCAAGGAGCCTGCCTCACCCTGGAATTTGTAACCCTAAATGCAAAGAGATACGGCGGTGTTGTAGCTTTCACGGGCGGACTTATAGGTGACAGGATCTACAATGATAAATATAATGGAGATTTTGGCGGTACCCCAATTTTTATCGGTACAGGAAATCCCGATCCTCACGTTCCAGTGGAAAGGGTGGAAAAATCGGCTGGCATTCTTGAGGAAATGAATGCTTCAGTAACCGTGAAAGTGTATGATAACAGGCCACACACAATATCTATGGAAGAAATAGAAATTGCTAATGAACTGATCTTCAAATAA
- a CDS encoding DUF6503 family protein has protein sequence MKYLFIFFSAFLLVACEEENQESQAQEIIDKAIEVAGGEKYRKATIQFNFRDHSYKSSRNGGEFHLERVILDSLGVIRDVVSNT, from the coding sequence ATGAAATACCTTTTTATATTCTTTTCCGCATTCTTATTGGTTGCATGTGAAGAGGAAAATCAAGAATCTCAGGCTCAGGAAATTATTGATAAAGCTATTGAGGTGGCCGGGGGTGAAAAATACAGGAAAGCAACTATTCAATTTAATTTTAGGGACCACAGCTACAAAAGCAGCCGTAATGGAGGCGAATTTCACCTGGAGAGGGTAATTTTAGATTCCTTAGGAGTTATAAGAGATGTGGTAAGTAATACCTAG
- a CDS encoding VOC family protein: protein MDNYSIPAQTRIGHIHLKVADLDRSLGFYRDLLGFELTQMYGDQAAFISAGGYHHHIGLNTWNSKNAPLSTYPME, encoded by the coding sequence ATGGATAATTACAGTATTCCTGCTCAAACGAGAATAGGCCACATTCATTTAAAAGTTGCAGATCTTGACAGGTCTCTCGGTTTTTACCGGGACCTGTTAGGGTTTGAGTTAACGCAGATGTATGGAGATCAGGCAGCCTTTATATCTGCCGGAGGATACCACCACCACATTGGCCTTAACACCTGGAACAGCAAGAATGCACCACTAAGCACTTACCCTATGGAGTAG
- a CDS encoding DsbA family oxidoreductase, with amino-acid sequence MKVDIWSDIRCPFCYIGKRKFENALENFPHKKDVEVIWHSFQLDPNLQTQPEKDTIDYFTEVKGVSREQALQMFNGAKKMAEESGIELKPETSVLANSEKSHQLLQFAKTKSLGNEMKEALFIAHFKEAKNIDDIDTLVEIANVVGLDKAETKEVLTSGKFLQAVKQDELAAQKIGVRGVPFFVFSNKYGVSGAQAEETFLEILQKTWEETEEPKLSYY; translated from the coding sequence ATGAAAGTAGATATTTGGTCAGATATTCGTTGTCCCTTTTGTTATATAGGAAAAAGAAAATTTGAAAACGCTCTTGAGAATTTTCCTCATAAAAAAGATGTGGAAGTGATATGGCATAGTTTTCAACTTGACCCCAATCTTCAAACTCAACCGGAAAAAGATACAATAGATTATTTCACTGAAGTAAAAGGAGTTTCACGGGAACAGGCATTGCAAATGTTTAACGGAGCCAAAAAAATGGCAGAGGAATCAGGAATTGAACTAAAGCCGGAAACTTCTGTTTTGGCAAATTCAGAAAAATCACACCAGCTCCTGCAGTTTGCTAAAACCAAATCTTTAGGAAACGAAATGAAAGAAGCGCTTTTTATTGCTCACTTTAAAGAAGCCAAAAATATTGATGATATTGACACCCTCGTCGAGATTGCAAATGTTGTAGGTTTGGACAAAGCAGAAACAAAGGAAGTATTAACTTCAGGTAAATTTTTACAGGCTGTTAAACAAGATGAACTTGCAGCCCAGAAGATTGGAGTACGTGGAGTTCCGTTTTTTGTGTTCAGCAACAAATATGGAGTTTCGGGAGCACAGGCTGAAGAGACCTTTTTGGAAATTTTGCAAAAAACATGGGAAGAAACCGAGGAACCAAAACTTAGTTATTATTAA
- a CDS encoding DUF5686 family protein: MRKGFRIFNPTDQTWNNRDDINYSSNNPLQADVSESAPFEQHEIFKLNITGRFEFGQKYISYPDGRYNIPSIKYPTLYVAYEKGFGSSIKNYNFDQLRAAVRQEVKLGNKGTFNYNLKGGTFLSGDDIAFPDFQHFNGNQTRVGNGSYINEFLILPYYALSTNRDYFETHLEHDFKGWILGKLPLINRLNYNLILGAHILSTENNKPYSEYSVGIDNLGFGKYRLLRLDYVISNFEGNREGAFIFGLKFLGILD, translated from the coding sequence ATCAGGAAAGGCTTCCGCATTTTTAATCCCACAGACCAAACCTGGAACAACAGAGATGATATAAATTACTCTTCTAACAACCCCCTCCAAGCGGATGTCTCCGAATCTGCTCCCTTTGAGCAACACGAAATCTTTAAATTGAATATTACCGGAAGATTCGAATTTGGCCAAAAATATATAAGCTATCCCGATGGTCGATATAATATCCCTTCAATTAAATATCCAACCCTATATGTGGCTTACGAAAAAGGATTTGGATCGAGTATAAAAAATTACAATTTTGACCAATTGCGTGCAGCAGTAAGACAGGAAGTAAAGCTGGGAAACAAGGGCACCTTTAATTATAATCTTAAAGGAGGTACTTTTTTATCGGGAGACGACATAGCCTTTCCTGATTTTCAACATTTCAATGGTAACCAGACCAGAGTGGGGAACGGGAGCTATATCAATGAATTTTTAATTCTCCCATATTACGCATTAAGTACGAACAGAGATTATTTTGAAACCCACCTGGAGCACGATTTTAAAGGCTGGATTTTGGGGAAACTTCCGTTAATCAATCGGCTGAATTACAACCTCATCCTCGGTGCCCACATCCTTTCAACTGAAAATAATAAACCCTATTCGGAATATTCAGTAGGTATAGACAACCTCGGATTTGGAAAATATCGTCTGCTGCGACTGGATTATGTTATCTCAAACTTTGAAGGGAACCGCGAAGGAGCCTTCATCTTCGGCCTTAAATTCCTTGGAATCCTCGACTAA
- a CDS encoding SRPBCC family protein: protein MKIFLLFFNVLIPSKATSQLYFPGNILIKSLLKRFILAVPVFLLLSCGKKESATVLVLPTIQASHEHNSNYNYKILFEVIREFDPHVIGLEIRPEDISQDKEYLELFYTGEMIMVRDSFPDKVVGIDYYGKSFEDQLLPKDVFKDSTNVLGKFVLLEQRMNTDTLVQRKKKELGMPEILEEQKRIARIYSPQQLMNGEYDSLTKRYYTLLEKFLNTAEYEEYIEFNKLRNERITKNSIDLIKDYSGKRILLLVGANHRPDIVEAVNDLKRVKHQVALSDPRMKKKINKEAPAVEKQQIFIDAPVEVVWEVLTEINSWPEWQEKVQKAELTGKVEEGAKFEYRSGGINFKSQIHTYDPYTSFGWTGKTMGASAVHNWNFMEEKEGTVVSVEESIEGLYPSLLKKKFRNELQAGMEMNLQELKKESEKRNNS, encoded by the coding sequence ATGAAAATATTTCTGTTGTTTTTCAATGTGTTAATACCATCAAAAGCAACTTCCCAATTATATTTTCCGGGGAATATTCTTATTAAGAGTCTGCTAAAAAGGTTCATTTTAGCAGTTCCTGTTTTTCTACTTCTTTCCTGCGGAAAAAAAGAGTCTGCAACTGTATTGGTTTTACCCACTATTCAGGCTTCGCACGAGCATAACAGCAACTACAATTATAAAATTTTATTCGAGGTTATCCGGGAATTTGATCCTCACGTTATTGGACTCGAAATAAGACCTGAAGATATTTCACAAGACAAAGAATATCTGGAGCTATTTTACACTGGTGAAATGATCATGGTAAGAGATTCTTTTCCTGATAAAGTTGTAGGAATTGATTATTATGGAAAATCTTTTGAAGACCAGCTATTACCAAAAGATGTTTTTAAAGATTCCACCAATGTACTTGGGAAATTTGTGCTTTTAGAGCAGCGAATGAATACAGATACCCTGGTCCAGCGAAAGAAAAAGGAGCTGGGAATGCCGGAAATCCTGGAAGAGCAAAAAAGAATTGCCAGGATATATTCCCCTCAGCAATTAATGAACGGGGAATATGATAGTCTTACAAAAAGATATTACACCCTTCTGGAAAAATTTTTAAACACTGCGGAGTATGAGGAATACATTGAATTTAATAAGCTTCGCAATGAAAGAATTACCAAAAATTCTATAGACCTCATTAAAGATTATTCGGGAAAGAGAATTCTACTTTTAGTTGGAGCTAACCATCGACCGGATATAGTGGAGGCAGTAAACGATTTAAAGCGGGTGAAGCATCAGGTAGCTTTGAGCGATCCCAGGATGAAAAAGAAAATTAATAAGGAGGCACCAGCAGTTGAGAAACAACAAATTTTTATCGATGCTCCTGTAGAAGTAGTATGGGAGGTTCTCACAGAAATTAATTCCTGGCCAGAATGGCAGGAGAAAGTGCAGAAAGCTGAACTAACAGGAAAAGTAGAGGAAGGTGCCAAATTTGAATATAGGTCAGGCGGAATAAATTTTAAATCTCAAATACATACCTACGATCCTTATACATCCTTTGGGTGGACGGGAAAGACCATGGGGGCAAGTGCGGTCCATAACTGGAATTTTATGGAGGAAAAAGAAGGGACTGTCGTAAGTGTTGAGGAAAGTATAGAAGGTTTGTACCCCAGCCTTCTGAAGAAGAAATTCCGGAATGAACTTCAGGCTGGTATGGAAATGAATCTTCAGGAGTTAAAGAAGGAAAGTGAAAAAAGAAATAATTCCTGA
- a CDS encoding ring-cleaving dioxygenase yields the protein MKNKILGLHHITAIAGDAQKNYDFYTKVLGLRMVKKTVNFDDPKTYHFYFGDGIGSPGSILTFFPWPRVRQGKAGAGMATEIGYSVPEGSLEFWLERLDNNSVMRGEISEKFGEKYLNFKDPDGLNLELIVPGTTDERKPWETAEVNAEVALKGFHNVTLTLNDKKPTAEILTDIFDYEFRESEGNLHRYRTNAIDTAAIVDIREEKNASQGLNAKRYKSSRGL from the coding sequence ATGAAAAACAAAATCTTAGGATTACATCATATAACCGCCATAGCAGGAGATGCCCAGAAAAACTATGACTTTTACACAAAGGTGCTGGGGCTAAGGATGGTAAAGAAAACGGTAAATTTTGATGATCCAAAAACTTACCATTTTTACTTTGGCGATGGCATAGGATCCCCGGGAAGCATCTTAACCTTTTTTCCCTGGCCACGGGTAAGGCAGGGGAAAGCCGGAGCTGGCATGGCTACAGAAATTGGATATTCTGTACCTGAAGGAAGCCTGGAGTTTTGGCTGGAAAGGCTGGACAACAATAGTGTTATGAGAGGAGAAATTTCAGAAAAGTTCGGAGAAAAATACCTGAATTTTAAAGATCCTGACGGTCTTAACCTGGAATTAATTGTTCCCGGAACAACAGACGAGCGTAAACCCTGGGAGACTGCTGAAGTAAATGCAGAAGTAGCATTAAAAGGCTTCCATAATGTTACCCTTACTCTAAACGACAAAAAGCCAACGGCAGAAATTCTAACTGATATTTTCGATTATGAATTCAGAGAGAGTGAAGGCAATTTACACCGTTACAGGACTAATGCAATAGATACAGCCGCAATAGTTGATATTCGGGAGGAAAAAAATGCATCCCAGGGGCTCAATGCCAAGCGGTACAAATCATCACGTGGCCTTTAG